The following coding sequences lie in one Arachis hypogaea cultivar Tifrunner chromosome 9, arahy.Tifrunner.gnm2.J5K5, whole genome shotgun sequence genomic window:
- the LOC112709530 gene encoding uncharacterized protein translates to MTVVPRQRMFLNSDFDPILCLSFPTFLDGAVLLWFSNLPAGSISSFEEFAKLFINHFAASKIYVRDSNYLGTIKQEQHESLKEYMMRFTEVAMQIPNLNYEVQLHAIKSGLCPEKFQEAIAMAKPKMLEEFREKAQGQIEIEELRVARRSKRPTKKEEERPH, encoded by the coding sequence ATGACAGTCGTCCCACGCCAACGGATGTTTCTCAATAGTGACTTCGATCCCATCTTGTGCCTATCTTTTCCAACCTTCTTAGATGGAGCTGTTTTATTATGGTTTTCTAACTTACCTGCAGGATCTATATCAAGCTTTGAAGAGTTTGCCAAATTATTTATAAATCATTTTGCAGCATCCAAAATCTACGTGCGAGACTCGAACTATCTCGGCACGATCAAACAGGAACAACATGAAAGCTTAAAGGAGTACATGATGCGGTTCACAGAAGTAGCTATGCAAATCCCCAATCTTAACTACGAAGTGCAGCTACACGCCATCAAAAGCGGACTCTGTCCCGAAAAATTCCAGGAAGCAATAGCAATGGCAAAACCGAAAATGCTGGAGGAGTTTCGAGAAAAAGCCCAGGGTCAAATTGAAATTGAAGAGCTCAGGGTGGCCAGAAGAAGCAAAAGGCCAaccaaaaaagaagaggaaaggcCACACTGA
- the LOC112709532 gene encoding uncharacterized protein, whose amino-acid sequence MRFTEAAMQIPDLNSEVQLHAIKSELCPGKFREAIAVAKSKILEEFREKAQGQIEIEELREARRNKRPTRKEEERPHRPTSKDPRKPFKLAPKFDSYTKLNTKREDIIKEIFHNKLIKPPIRAGSYQDQKYVDRSKHCAFHQKFGHTIDECVVAKDLLERLARQGLLDKYISSRKQHDTEREVERESKQKQVVTPPSKGIINYISGGFASGKNTTSARKRSYRAMMTMEGSHPDNAVGTIYVDHKEARQCYNASLKAVKKEEIPRIHTVYN is encoded by the exons ATGCGGTTCACAGAAGCAGCTATGCAAATCCCCGATCTTAACTCTGAAGTGCAGCTACACGCCATCAAAAGCGAACTCTGTCCCGGAAAATTCCGTGAAGCAATAGCAGTGGCAAAATCGAAAATTCTGGAGGAGTTCCGAGAAAAAGCCCAGGGTCAAATTGAAATTGAAGAGCTCAGGGAGGCCAGAAGAAACAAAAGGCCGaccagaaaagaagaggaaaggCCACACCGACCTACAAGTAAAGACCCCCGAAAACCATTCAAACTAGCGCCGAAGTTCGACTCGTACACAAAATTGAACACAAAAAGGGAGGACATAATCAAGGAAATTTTTCACAACAAACTGATTAAACCACCTATCAGAGCAGGGTCATACCAAGATCAAAAGTATGTGGATCGAAGCAAGCACTGTGCTTTCCATCAAAAGTTCGGTCATACAATAGACGAGTGTGTGGTGGCAAAAGATCTGCTTGAAAGGTTGGCGAGACAAGGACTTTTAGACAAATATATCTCGTCAAGAAAGCAACACGACACAGAAAGAGAAGttgaaagagaaagcaagcaaaaACAAGTCGTAACACCCCCATCCAAGGGGATAATCAATTACATTTCAGGAGGCTTCGCTAGCGGCAAAAATACCACTTCAGCAAGGAAAAGAAGCTACCGAGCAATGATGACAATGGAAGGATCTCATCCG GATAACGCAGTAGGGACGATATATGTCGACCACAAGGAGGCAAGACAATGCTACAACGCAAGCCTCAAAGCAGTCAAGAAGGAAGAAATACCTCGGATACACACGGtgtacaactag